The following are encoded together in the Longimicrobium terrae genome:
- a CDS encoding helix-turn-helix domain-containing protein, whose protein sequence is MQPVSRPLFILHEDRAFLGMLRRIESGYELRQVSSWEDLTNALRRAPLTAVSVVDPWHRSGGTADPPPIHRLTTEFPAFSVVAVGRFPATAASDLHRLLGFGIADALDLDRENTPGAVARRLRVVRGRSARILLARAVDYPLPSRTRALLQAAVEVVGDGGQAPQLAAALRADERTVLRWLDRAGLPAPRRLLAWLRLLFASELLDDPARTIEGVARLSGYAGAVTLKAAYRNFLGQSVPQLRACGAFTSTAMAMKAEFRRIRENARGAGQSERVWLN, encoded by the coding sequence ATGCAGCCCGTAAGCCGACCGTTGTTCATCCTGCACGAAGATCGTGCGTTCCTAGGAATGCTGCGCCGCATCGAGAGCGGGTATGAGCTCCGTCAGGTCTCGAGTTGGGAGGACCTCACGAATGCCTTACGCCGGGCGCCGCTCACGGCGGTGTCCGTGGTTGACCCGTGGCACCGGAGTGGCGGAACCGCCGATCCGCCGCCCATTCACCGGCTCACGACCGAGTTCCCGGCTTTCTCTGTGGTCGCGGTAGGACGCTTTCCGGCGACAGCGGCATCCGACCTCCACCGCTTGCTCGGTTTTGGAATCGCAGACGCTCTGGATCTTGACCGGGAAAACACGCCGGGTGCGGTCGCACGGCGACTCCGTGTCGTCCGGGGACGGAGCGCGCGGATTTTGCTCGCGCGGGCAGTCGACTACCCGCTGCCGAGCCGCACCCGCGCATTGCTGCAGGCCGCGGTCGAGGTGGTCGGAGATGGGGGGCAGGCACCGCAGCTCGCGGCCGCGCTCCGGGCCGATGAGCGGACGGTGCTCCGCTGGCTCGACCGCGCCGGGCTCCCTGCCCCGCGTCGGCTGCTTGCGTGGCTGCGGCTGCTGTTCGCCTCGGAGCTTCTCGACGATCCGGCTCGAACCATTGAAGGAGTGGCGAGACTGTCGGGATACGCTGGGGCGGTCACGCTGAAGGCCGCCTACCGCAACTTCCTGGGCCAGTCCGTTCCGCAACTGCGAGCGTGCGGGGCGTTCACCTCCACGGCCATGGCCATGAAGGCCGAGTTCCGCCGGATCCGGGAGAATGCGCGTGGGGCCGGGCAATCAGAACGGGTCTGGCTGAACTGA